A genomic segment from Sphingopyxis sp. DBS4 encodes:
- a CDS encoding MoaD/ThiS family protein: MALTVSYFAWVRERMGVFEEVVEPPFGVATIADLVGWLAARDARGALAFAEPARIRAALDGTMALPDAAIGCAREVALFPPVTGG; the protein is encoded by the coding sequence ATGGCGCTGACGGTGAGCTATTTCGCCTGGGTGCGCGAGCGGATGGGGGTTTTCGAAGAGGTGGTCGAACCGCCTTTCGGGGTGGCGACGATAGCCGACCTGGTCGGCTGGCTCGCGGCGCGCGATGCGCGGGGCGCGCTGGCCTTCGCCGAGCCGGCGCGCATCCGCGCGGCGCTCGACGGGACGATGGCGCTGCCCGATGCGGCCATCGGCTGTGCGCGCGAGGTCGCACTGTTTCCCCCGGTGACGGGCGGATGA
- a CDS encoding molybdenum cofactor biosynthesis protein MoaE, with amino-acid sequence MIRVAIRADAIDVAAELDLHDAGGHGASASFIGRVRGDDGLTELFLDHHPVMTEAGLAGLAHAAADRWHLAALTLIHRVGAMAPGETIVLVLASSPHRAEALAACEYLIDRLKTDVMLWKRESFADGRVQWVEQGEGDQRRAGRWD; translated from the coding sequence ATGATCCGCGTCGCGATCCGCGCGGACGCGATCGACGTTGCCGCCGAACTCGACCTGCACGATGCCGGGGGGCACGGGGCGAGCGCGAGCTTTATCGGCCGGGTGCGCGGCGACGACGGGCTGACCGAATTGTTTCTCGACCATCATCCGGTGATGACCGAAGCGGGGCTGGCGGGGCTGGCTCATGCCGCCGCCGACCGCTGGCACCTCGCGGCGCTGACCCTGATCCACCGCGTCGGCGCGATGGCGCCCGGCGAGACGATCGTGCTGGTGCTGGCGAGCAGCCCGCACCGCGCGGAGGCGCTGGCGGCTTGCGAATATCTGATCGACCGGCTCAAGACCGACGTGATGCTCTGGAAGCGTGAGAGTTTCGCCGATGGGCGGGTGCAATGGGTCGAACAGGGCGAGGGTGATCAGCGTCGCGCGGGCCGGTGGGATTAG
- a CDS encoding hydrogen peroxide-inducible genes activator translates to MQNYLPTLKQMQYLVALHEQGHFGRAADACNVTQSTLSAGIRELETLLGQTLVERTRRVVRFTVLGDKIVAKAHRVLREAEELADMAAAAAAPLVGELRMSVIPTIAPFLLPGLLPRLRRERPSLKLFLREEPSAQACESLHHGAVDCVLLALPYACGDVESEPLFDDALFVAFPGEQAEDLPAMVSADQLDPAQMLMLEDGHCLKDHALAACNRPELRAGARMMGTSLHTLVQMVDNGLGITMLPQMAIEAGILDHTDIDTRPLASDHDWRTIALVWRKGSPRADEFRLLADIFRKHKAN, encoded by the coding sequence ATGCAAAATTACCTGCCCACGCTCAAACAGATGCAATATCTCGTCGCGCTTCACGAGCAGGGCCATTTCGGCCGCGCTGCCGACGCCTGCAACGTCACCCAGTCGACGCTGTCGGCGGGTATTCGCGAGCTTGAGACGCTGCTCGGCCAGACGCTGGTCGAGCGCACGCGCCGCGTCGTCCGTTTCACCGTGCTCGGCGACAAGATCGTCGCCAAGGCGCATCGCGTGCTCCGCGAGGCTGAGGAACTGGCCGACATGGCCGCCGCTGCCGCCGCGCCGCTGGTCGGCGAGCTGCGCATGAGCGTCATCCCGACGATCGCGCCCTTCCTGCTTCCCGGTCTTCTCCCGCGGCTGCGCAGGGAGCGCCCGTCGCTCAAGCTCTTCCTCCGCGAGGAACCAAGCGCGCAGGCGTGCGAGTCGCTCCATCACGGCGCCGTCGACTGCGTCCTTCTCGCGCTCCCCTATGCCTGCGGCGACGTCGAGAGCGAGCCGCTGTTCGACGACGCACTGTTCGTCGCCTTCCCCGGCGAGCAAGCCGAGGATCTTCCGGCCATGGTCAGCGCCGACCAACTCGACCCCGCGCAGATGCTGATGCTCGAGGACGGCCATTGCCTGAAGGACCACGCCCTCGCCGCCTGCAACCGTCCCGAGCTGCGCGCCGGCGCGCGGATGATGGGCACCTCGCTCCACACCCTCGTCCAGATGGTCGACAATGGCCTCGGCATCACCATGCTGCCGCAGATGGCGATCGAGGCGGGCATCCTCGACCACACCGACATCGACACCCGGCCGCTCGCGTCCGACCACGACTGGCGCACGATCGCGCTGGTCTGGCGCAAGGGCAGCCCGCGTGCCGACGAATTCCGCCTGCTCGCGGATATTTTCAGGAAGCATAAGGCAAACTAA
- a CDS encoding EF-hand domain-containing protein, with protein MAISRFLIGGVASALLLTGGVFLWKGHSQIAEEEVLPEPPPGLPAIPVAGANAPKRGPAPPALPAAKEASREERRFNRFDRDRNDRISRVELMSSRTAAFRKLDRNGDNLLTFEEWAVATGERFAKADADKSGDLTRAEFATTAPKRALKPKCSC; from the coding sequence ATGGCGATTTCCAGATTCTTGATCGGCGGCGTGGCGAGCGCGCTTCTGCTCACCGGCGGGGTCTTCCTGTGGAAAGGCCATAGCCAGATCGCCGAAGAGGAGGTGCTTCCCGAGCCGCCGCCCGGTCTGCCGGCCATTCCCGTCGCGGGCGCCAATGCGCCGAAGCGCGGGCCGGCGCCGCCCGCGCTGCCCGCCGCGAAGGAAGCCTCGCGCGAGGAGCGGCGCTTCAACCGCTTCGACCGCGACCGTAACGACCGGATCAGCCGCGTCGAATTGATGTCCTCACGCACCGCGGCGTTCCGCAAGCTCGACAGGAACGGCGACAATCTGCTGACCTTCGAGGAATGGGCCGTCGCGACGGGCGAGCGCTTCGCCAAGGCCGACGCCGACAAGTCGGGCGACCTGACGCGCGCCGAATTCGCGACGACCGCGCCGAAGCGGGCCCTGAAGCCGAAGTGCAGTTGTTGA
- the trmFO gene encoding methylenetetrahydrofolate--tRNA-(uracil(54)-C(5))-methyltransferase (FADH(2)-oxidizing) TrmFO produces MATHDIHIIGGGLAGSEAAWQLAEAGYRVRLSEMRGGGDMTPAHQGDALAEMVCSNSFRSDDGDSNAVGLLHREMRSLGSIIMREADATKVPAGSALAVDRDLFSGGVTRALSEHPNVTIVRERVDTLPSAGLTIVATGPLTAAGLAASIGAATGKDALAFFDAIAPIVYRDSIDMDVAWMASRWDKVGPIGDGKDYINCPMDKDQYHTFVQGLIDGDKTDFKDWEKDTPYFEGCMPIEVMAERGVETLRFGPMKGVGLDNPRTGRWPYAVVQLRQDNALGTLWNMVGFQTKLKHGAQVELFRTIPGLEKAEFARLGGLHRNSFIRSPELLDGQLRLKSAPHIRFAGQITGCEGYVESAAIGLIAARFAIAELGGRALPPPPPETALGALLGHITGGADAASYQPMNVNFGLFPPLAEDVRKKDRKLGYTQRAGTALAEWMKLAG; encoded by the coding sequence ATGGCAACCCACGACATTCACATCATCGGCGGCGGCCTCGCGGGCTCCGAAGCGGCTTGGCAACTCGCCGAAGCGGGCTATCGCGTGCGCCTGTCCGAAATGCGCGGAGGCGGCGACATGACTCCGGCGCATCAGGGCGACGCGCTCGCCGAGATGGTCTGCTCGAACAGCTTCCGCAGCGACGACGGCGACAGCAACGCGGTCGGCCTGCTCCACCGCGAGATGCGGTCGCTGGGCTCGATCATCATGCGCGAAGCCGACGCCACGAAAGTCCCCGCGGGCTCGGCGCTCGCGGTCGATCGCGACCTCTTCTCGGGCGGCGTCACACGGGCCTTGTCAGAGCATCCGAACGTCACCATCGTACGCGAGCGCGTCGATACGCTGCCGTCGGCGGGACTGACGATCGTTGCGACCGGCCCGCTGACCGCCGCCGGTCTCGCCGCGAGCATCGGCGCCGCAACCGGCAAGGACGCGCTCGCTTTCTTCGATGCCATCGCGCCGATCGTCTACCGCGACAGCATCGACATGGACGTCGCATGGATGGCGAGCCGCTGGGACAAGGTCGGCCCGATCGGCGACGGCAAGGATTATATCAACTGCCCGATGGACAAGGACCAGTATCACACCTTCGTCCAGGGACTGATCGACGGCGACAAGACCGACTTCAAGGATTGGGAAAAGGACACGCCCTATTTCGAAGGCTGCATGCCGATCGAAGTGATGGCCGAGCGCGGTGTCGAAACCCTGCGCTTCGGCCCGATGAAGGGCGTCGGCCTCGACAATCCGCGCACCGGGCGCTGGCCCTATGCTGTCGTCCAGCTTCGCCAGGACAATGCGCTCGGCACGCTGTGGAACATGGTCGGCTTTCAGACCAAGCTCAAGCATGGCGCGCAGGTCGAGCTATTCCGCACCATCCCCGGTCTGGAGAAGGCCGAATTCGCGCGGCTCGGCGGGCTCCACCGCAACAGTTTCATCCGCTCGCCCGAACTGCTCGACGGCCAACTTCGTCTCAAGTCGGCACCGCACATCCGCTTTGCCGGGCAGATCACCGGCTGCGAGGGCTATGTCGAAAGCGCCGCGATCGGCCTGATCGCCGCGCGCTTCGCCATCGCCGAACTGGGCGGTCGCGCCCTGCCCCCACCGCCGCCCGAAACCGCGCTCGGCGCCCTGCTCGGCCACATCACCGGCGGCGCGGACGCCGCGAGTTATCAGCCGATGAATGTCAATTTCGGCCTCTTCCCTCCGCTAGCCGAGGATGTGCGGAAAAAGGATCGGAAGCTCGGCTACACGCAGCGCGCCGGAACGGCGCTGGCGGAGTGGATGAAGCTGGCTGGGTAA
- a CDS encoding lysoplasmalogenase, translating to MNEDQHWDRARWLWGLALVGGISFFVAVHQHWDGAAIHLWKTSGVALLAIWAAVNARSGDGRMIAAVLGFGALGDWALDAIGLMQGAAAFAIGHLVAIALYLRYRRPALTGSQRLLVFAVAPLAMLIAWALTRHGETGEMGAAVGYSALVAAMAATAWASRFPRYRTGIGAMMFLASDLFIFAGEGGALGKDVTMWFVWPLYFAGQALIAWGVVKTLSGEARG from the coding sequence ATGAACGAAGATCAGCATTGGGATCGCGCACGCTGGCTGTGGGGGCTGGCGCTGGTCGGCGGCATCAGCTTTTTCGTCGCGGTGCACCAGCATTGGGACGGCGCCGCCATCCATCTGTGGAAGACCTCGGGGGTCGCGCTGCTCGCGATCTGGGCGGCGGTCAATGCGCGGAGTGGCGACGGGCGGATGATCGCCGCGGTGCTCGGCTTCGGAGCGCTCGGCGATTGGGCGCTCGATGCGATCGGATTGATGCAGGGCGCGGCGGCTTTCGCGATCGGGCACCTCGTCGCCATCGCGCTGTATCTGCGCTATCGGCGGCCCGCGTTGACCGGATCGCAGCGCCTGCTCGTCTTCGCCGTCGCGCCGCTGGCGATGCTGATCGCCTGGGCACTGACCCGGCATGGCGAGACGGGCGAGATGGGCGCGGCGGTCGGTTACAGCGCGCTCGTCGCGGCGATGGCGGCAACCGCCTGGGCGAGCCGCTTTCCGCGCTATCGTACCGGCATCGGCGCGATGATGTTCCTTGCCAGCGACCTGTTCATCTTCGCGGGCGAGGGCGGGGCGCTCGGCAAGGATGTGACGATGTGGTTCGTCTGGCCGCTCTATTTCGCGGGGCAGGCGTTGATCGCGTGGGGCGTGGTCAAGACGCTGTCCGGCGAAGCGCGCGGATAG
- a CDS encoding TauD/TfdA family dioxygenase, with protein MTLTITPTGEACGARIAGVDLTRPLAPETVAEIRAAWLDHHVLVFPEQKMSDDDLERFTGYFGGFGDDPFIKPIPGRDHIIAVKRRADETAPLFAENWHSDWSFQDRPPAGTCLFGITIPPVGGNTEFSNQHAALDAMPVDLRARIEGLQAVHSARGGYAPSGMYGTKDQGRSMDIRSGEEALATRLHPFVRKHPETGREGLFGCAGYIIGFDGMDDAEAIPLIVELLEWQGREEFRYSHEWEPDMLVMWDNRSVLHRATGGYDGHDRLLHRTTIAAWDG; from the coding sequence ATGACGCTTACCATCACTCCTACCGGCGAGGCTTGCGGCGCCCGCATCGCCGGCGTCGATCTGACCCGGCCGCTCGCACCCGAAACCGTCGCCGAAATCCGCGCGGCGTGGCTCGATCATCACGTCCTCGTCTTCCCCGAACAGAAGATGAGCGACGATGATCTCGAGCGCTTCACCGGCTATTTCGGGGGCTTCGGCGACGATCCGTTCATCAAGCCGATCCCCGGCCGCGACCATATCATCGCAGTCAAGCGCCGCGCCGACGAGACCGCGCCGCTGTTCGCCGAAAACTGGCACAGCGACTGGAGCTTTCAGGACCGCCCGCCCGCGGGCACCTGTCTTTTCGGCATCACCATACCTCCCGTCGGCGGCAACACCGAATTTTCGAACCAGCACGCCGCGCTCGACGCGATGCCCGTGGATTTGCGCGCCCGCATCGAGGGATTGCAGGCCGTCCACAGCGCGCGCGGCGGCTACGCCCCCTCGGGCATGTACGGCACCAAGGATCAGGGCCGCAGCATGGACATCCGCTCGGGCGAGGAAGCGCTGGCGACCCGGCTTCATCCCTTTGTCCGCAAGCATCCCGAAACCGGCCGCGAAGGCCTGTTCGGCTGCGCGGGCTATATCATCGGCTTCGACGGGATGGATGATGCGGAGGCGATCCCGCTGATCGTCGAATTGCTCGAATGGCAGGGCCGCGAGGAATTTCGCTACAGCCACGAATGGGAGCCCGACATGCTCGTCATGTGGGATAATCGCTCGGTACTGCATCGCGCGACCGGCGGCTATGACGGGCACGACCGCCTGCTCCACCGCACGACGATCGCAGCGTGGGACGGATAG
- a CDS encoding DUF952 domain-containing protein: protein MNVATAFKVLTHQQWVDFERERVFRGAPVDIADGYIHLSTAEQLEATLAKHFAGQNCLMIAEVDLSQFGDAVRWEEAREGAPFPHLYGELPMHAVVGLSKRD, encoded by the coding sequence GTGAACGTCGCGACGGCCTTCAAGGTGCTGACGCACCAGCAATGGGTCGATTTCGAACGCGAGCGCGTGTTCCGCGGGGCGCCGGTGGATATCGCCGACGGCTATATCCACCTGTCGACCGCCGAGCAGCTCGAAGCCACGCTGGCGAAGCATTTCGCAGGCCAGAATTGCCTAATGATCGCCGAGGTCGACCTTTCGCAATTCGGCGACGCGGTGCGCTGGGAAGAAGCGCGCGAGGGTGCGCCCTTCCCGCACCTCTATGGCGAGCTGCCGATGCATGCGGTGGTGGGGCTCAGCAAGCGGGATTGA
- the gyrA gene encoding DNA gyrase subunit A: MKTSYLDYAMSVIVSRALPDVRDGLKPVHRRILYAAQEGGFVPGRPYKKSAKIVGDVMGNYHPHGDSAIYDALARMTQDWSLRVPLIDGQGNFGSMDPDPPASMRYTEARLAKTAMVLLNDLDKDTVDFQPNYDASREEPTVLPARFPNLLVNGAGGIAVGMATNIPPHNLGEVIDATLATIDNPLISLEDLMAIVPGPDFPTGAMMLGQGGARNAYLTGRGSIMMRSTHVIEEGRNDRQSIVLTSIPFQIGKSGLVEKIAEAARDKRIEGVADIRDESNREGVRVVIELKRDATAEVVLNQLWRHTPAQSSFPANMLAIRGGRPEMLGLKEILTSFIAFREEVITRRCKFELAKARDRAHILLGLVVAVSNLDEVVRIIRGSPSPAAAREALLAREWPIGEIAPYIRLVEAIEGEMEESATYRLSEIQVKAILDLRLHRLTALGRDEIGKELGELATEIEELLSILADREKLYAVMREELIAVREEFATPRKTLVAPAADGIDDEDLIEREEMVVTVTLDGYIKRTPLDTFRAQRRGGKGRAGMATKDEDVVTELFVTSTHTPVLFFSTAGKVYRMKVWRLPEGGPATRGRPMINLLPLAQGETISTVLPLPEDEGEWGKLHVMFATAKGNVRRNSMDAFTNVPSNGKIAMKFEGEDEDDRLIGVALLGENDDVLLATRQGKAIRFAGDDVREFQSRNSTGVRGMRLAAGDEVISLSILHRGGMRDQDEREDYLRFAPWKAEKEGAPDMDADRFAELAGREQFILTVCANGYGKLSSAYEYRRTGRGGQGITNIDNIRRNGLVVASFPATQAHQLMLVTDQAKLIRMGLDSLRVIGRGSAGVRLFDVADGEHVVSAALIEDSDEDDTEGAAETEAPEAPATEAPSE, encoded by the coding sequence ATGAAGACCAGTTACCTCGATTATGCGATGAGCGTGATCGTCAGCCGCGCGCTCCCCGACGTGCGCGACGGCCTGAAGCCCGTCCACCGCCGCATCCTCTATGCGGCGCAGGAAGGCGGCTTCGTCCCCGGCCGTCCGTACAAGAAATCGGCGAAGATCGTCGGCGACGTGATGGGTAATTACCACCCGCACGGCGACAGCGCGATCTATGACGCGCTCGCGCGCATGACGCAGGACTGGTCGCTCCGCGTCCCGCTGATCGACGGTCAGGGCAATTTCGGCTCGATGGACCCCGATCCGCCGGCGTCGATGCGCTATACCGAAGCGCGCCTCGCCAAGACCGCGATGGTGCTGCTGAACGACCTCGACAAGGACACGGTCGACTTCCAGCCCAACTATGACGCGAGCCGCGAAGAGCCGACGGTGCTCCCGGCACGCTTCCCGAACCTGCTCGTCAACGGCGCGGGCGGCATCGCGGTCGGCATGGCGACCAATATTCCGCCTCACAACCTTGGCGAAGTCATCGACGCGACACTAGCAACGATCGACAACCCATTGATAAGCCTCGAAGATCTGATGGCGATCGTTCCCGGTCCGGACTTCCCGACCGGCGCGATGATGCTGGGTCAGGGCGGCGCGCGTAACGCCTATCTGACCGGCCGCGGCTCGATCATGATGCGCTCGACGCATGTGATCGAGGAAGGACGCAATGACCGCCAGTCGATCGTCCTGACCTCGATCCCCTTTCAGATCGGCAAATCGGGGCTGGTCGAGAAGATCGCCGAGGCCGCGCGCGACAAGCGCATCGAGGGCGTTGCCGACATCCGCGACGAATCGAACCGCGAGGGCGTTCGCGTCGTCATCGAGCTGAAGCGCGACGCGACCGCCGAGGTCGTGCTCAACCAGCTCTGGCGCCACACCCCCGCGCAGTCGAGCTTCCCCGCGAACATGCTCGCGATCCGTGGCGGCCGCCCCGAAATGCTCGGCCTCAAGGAGATTTTGACCTCCTTCATCGCCTTCCGCGAGGAGGTGATCACCCGCCGCTGCAAGTTCGAACTCGCGAAGGCGCGGGACCGCGCGCACATCTTGCTCGGTCTCGTCGTCGCGGTCTCGAACCTCGACGAGGTCGTCCGCATCATCCGCGGCTCGCCCTCGCCCGCCGCGGCGCGCGAAGCGTTGCTCGCCCGCGAATGGCCGATCGGCGAAATTGCGCCCTATATCCGCCTCGTCGAGGCGATCGAGGGCGAGATGGAGGAAAGCGCCACCTACCGCCTCTCCGAAATTCAGGTGAAGGCGATCCTCGACCTCCGCCTCCATCGCCTGACCGCGCTCGGCCGCGACGAAATCGGCAAGGAACTCGGTGAGTTGGCCACCGAAATTGAGGAACTGCTTTCGATCCTCGCCGACCGCGAAAAACTCTATGCGGTGATGCGCGAGGAACTGATCGCGGTGCGCGAGGAATTTGCGACGCCGCGCAAAACGCTCGTTGCCCCCGCCGCCGACGGCATCGATGACGAGGATCTGATCGAGCGCGAGGAGATGGTCGTCACCGTCACCCTCGACGGCTATATCAAGCGCACCCCCCTCGACACCTTCCGCGCCCAGCGCCGCGGCGGCAAGGGCCGCGCCGGGATGGCGACGAAGGACGAGGACGTCGTCACCGAACTCTTCGTCACCTCGACCCACACGCCGGTGCTCTTCTTCTCGACCGCGGGCAAGGTCTATCGCATGAAAGTGTGGCGCCTGCCCGAAGGCGGCCCGGCGACGCGCGGGCGCCCGATGATCAACCTGCTGCCGCTCGCGCAGGGCGAGACCATCTCCACCGTCCTACCGCTGCCCGAGGACGAGGGCGAATGGGGCAAGCTGCACGTCATGTTTGCAACCGCAAAGGGCAATGTGCGTCGTAACAGCATGGACGCCTTCACCAACGTTCCGTCGAACGGCAAGATCGCCATGAAATTCGAGGGCGAGGACGAGGATGATCGGCTGATCGGCGTCGCGCTGCTGGGCGAAAACGACGATGTCCTGCTCGCGACGCGGCAGGGCAAGGCGATCCGCTTTGCCGGCGATGATGTCCGCGAATTCCAGAGCCGCAACTCGACCGGCGTGCGCGGCATGCGCCTTGCGGCCGGCGACGAGGTGATCTCGCTGTCGATCCTCCATCGCGGCGGCATGCGCGATCAGGACGAGCGCGAGGATTATCTCCGCTTCGCCCCGTGGAAGGCCGAAAAGGAAGGCGCGCCCGATATGGACGCCGATCGCTTCGCCGAACTGGCGGGCCGCGAGCAGTTCATCCTGACCGTCTGCGCCAACGGCTATGGCAAGCTGTCGTCGGCCTATGAATATCGCCGCACCGGCCGCGGCGGCCAGGGGATCACCAACATCGACAATATCAGGCGCAACGGCTTGGTGGTGGCCAGCTTCCCCGCCACGCAGGCGCATCAGCTGATGCTCGTCACCGACCAGGCGAAGCTGATCCGTATGGGTCTCGACTCGTTGCGCGTCATCGGCCGCGGCTCGGCGGGCGTGCGCCTGTTCGACGTCGCCGACGGCGAGCATGTCGTCTCCGCCGCGCTGATCGAGGACAGCGACGAAGACGACACCGAGGGCGCCGCCGAAACGGAAGCTCCCGAGGCCCCCGCGACCGAGGCCCCGTCCGAGTGA
- a CDS encoding sensor histidine kinase KdpD, producing the protein MSERIIRGRIDRAGALISADAPLLRLQQRAGAGIGKPLALPHLARLVALAQRLQRDLSRPLYAADDHSDIHALVRVLPDGDGASLEISDWRAGAMTMPQAATADAVPPLHGWTWECDQQLRMIALQGGADAPLVPVDWEGRSLSELFELQPDEQGRFPVLRALASQSRFEGQRVRADGSAGRVAMTLAAAPIFDATGRFTGFRGEADVEREGAASTSSATATLADPAFGSLPLSDPQFGRRIDGALRGPLSRIIATAETIHGQFDGPIRADYARYAGDIAHAGRHLLGLVDDLADLQNIERPGFKAAADEIDLGDLARRAVGLLGMKAEEKRIRIDAPKVDDKMPATGEFRRVLQVLLNLLGNAIRYSPENSQIWIRVDREGDRAMVTVADQGQGISGEQQAVVFEKFERLGRTDSGGSGLGLYIARRLARAMDGDLTVESAPGQGARFTLSLPARDVG; encoded by the coding sequence ATGAGCGAGCGCATCATCCGTGGGCGGATCGACCGCGCCGGTGCGCTGATCAGCGCCGATGCGCCGCTTTTGCGGCTCCAGCAACGCGCGGGCGCCGGGATCGGCAAGCCGCTCGCGCTGCCGCACCTCGCGCGGCTCGTCGCGCTGGCACAGCGGCTGCAGCGCGACCTTTCGCGGCCGCTTTATGCCGCCGACGATCATAGCGACATTCATGCGCTCGTCCGCGTCCTGCCCGACGGCGACGGCGCCAGTCTGGAAATCAGTGACTGGCGCGCCGGCGCAATGACGATGCCGCAAGCGGCGACCGCCGATGCGGTCCCGCCGCTGCACGGATGGACGTGGGAATGCGACCAGCAACTGCGGATGATCGCCCTGCAGGGCGGGGCCGATGCGCCGCTTGTTCCCGTGGATTGGGAGGGCCGGTCGCTGTCCGAGCTGTTCGAGTTGCAGCCCGACGAGCAGGGGCGGTTTCCGGTGCTGCGCGCGCTCGCGAGCCAATCGCGTTTCGAGGGACAGCGCGTCCGCGCCGACGGTTCGGCGGGGCGGGTCGCGATGACGCTCGCCGCCGCCCCGATTTTCGATGCGACCGGGCGTTTTACCGGCTTTCGCGGCGAGGCCGATGTCGAGCGCGAGGGCGCGGCGAGCACGAGCAGCGCCACCGCGACACTTGCCGACCCGGCCTTCGGGTCGCTGCCGCTGTCGGACCCGCAATTCGGGCGGCGGATCGACGGCGCGCTGCGTGGGCCATTGAGCCGCATCATCGCCACCGCCGAGACGATCCACGGCCAGTTCGACGGGCCGATCCGCGCCGATTATGCGCGCTATGCCGGTGACATCGCGCACGCCGGACGCCATCTCCTCGGGCTGGTCGACGATCTCGCCGATTTGCAGAATATCGAGCGACCCGGCTTCAAGGCGGCGGCCGACGAGATCGACCTTGGCGACCTGGCGCGCCGCGCGGTCGGACTTCTCGGCATGAAGGCCGAGGAAAAGCGCATTCGCATCGACGCGCCGAAGGTCGACGACAAGATGCCCGCAACGGGCGAGTTTCGCCGCGTCTTGCAGGTGCTGCTCAACCTGCTCGGCAATGCGATCCGCTATTCGCCCGAAAACTCGCAAATCTGGATTCGCGTCGACCGCGAGGGCGACCGCGCGATGGTCACCGTCGCCGACCAGGGACAGGGGATTTCGGGCGAGCAGCAGGCGGTGGTGTTCGAGAAGTTCGAACGGCTCGGTCGTACCGACAGCGGGGGATCGGGCCTCGGCCTCTATATCGCCCGCCGGCTGGCGCGCGCGATGGACGGCGACCTGACGGTCGAAAGCGCGCCGGGGCAGGGGGCGCGGTTCACGCTGAGCCTGCCGGCGCGGGATGTGGGGTAG
- a CDS encoding citrate synthase: MTDIAKITLGDTTVENPVLKGTVGPDVVDIRKFYAQTGAFTYDPGFTSTASCESAITYIDGDEGVLLHRGYAIGDLAEHSTFMETCYLLLNGELPNAQELADFDNTITRHTMLHEQLATFYRGFRRDAHPMAIMCGVVGALSAFYHDSTEIHDPHQRMIASHRLIAKMPTIAAMAYKYSVGQPFVYPRNDLGYTHNFLRMTFGVPAEEYEVDPAVVRALDRIFILHADHEQNASTSTVRLAGSSGANPFACIAAGIACLWGPAHGGANEAALNMLREIGRPERIPEYIARAKDKDDPFRLMGFGHRVYKNYDPRATVMQKTVREVFDALKVNDPVFEVALQLEEMALNDPYFIEKKLFPNVDFYSGVILSAIGFPTTMFTALFALARTVGWVAQWNEMISDPAQKIGRPRQLYTGPTQRPFVPVDKR, encoded by the coding sequence ATGACCGATATCGCAAAAATCACCCTGGGCGACACCACCGTCGAAAATCCGGTGCTCAAGGGCACGGTCGGCCCCGATGTCGTCGATATCCGCAAATTCTACGCCCAGACCGGCGCCTTCACCTACGATCCCGGCTTCACCTCGACCGCGAGTTGTGAATCGGCGATCACCTATATCGACGGCGACGAAGGCGTGCTGCTGCACCGTGGCTATGCGATCGGCGACCTCGCCGAACATTCGACCTTCATGGAAACCTGCTACCTGCTGCTCAACGGCGAATTGCCGAACGCGCAGGAACTTGCGGATTTCGACAACACCATCACCCGCCACACGATGCTGCACGAACAGCTCGCGACCTTCTATCGCGGCTTCCGCCGCGACGCGCATCCGATGGCGATCATGTGCGGCGTCGTCGGCGCGCTCAGCGCCTTCTACCATGATTCGACCGAGATCCACGATCCGCATCAGCGCATGATCGCCAGCCATCGGCTGATCGCGAAGATGCCGACGATCGCGGCGATGGCGTATAAATATTCGGTCGGCCAGCCGTTCGTCTATCCGCGCAACGACCTCGGCTACACGCATAATTTCCTGCGCATGACCTTCGGCGTTCCCGCCGAGGAATATGAGGTCGATCCGGCGGTGGTCCGCGCGCTCGACCGCATCTTCATCCTCCACGCCGATCACGAGCAGAATGCCTCGACCTCGACCGTCCGCCTCGCGGGCTCGTCGGGTGCCAATCCCTTCGCGTGCATCGCGGCGGGCATCGCCTGCCTCTGGGGCCCCGCGCACGGCGGCGCGAACGAAGCCGCGCTCAACATGCTGCGCGAAATCGGCCGTCCGGAGCGGATTCCCGAATATATCGCCCGCGCCAAGGACAAGGACGATCCGTTCCGCCTGATGGGCTTCGGCCACCGCGTCTACAAGAATTACGACCCGCGCGCGACGGTGATGCAGAAGACGGTGCGCGAGGTGTTCGACGCGCTCAAGGTCAACGACCCGGTGTTCGAAGTTGCGCTGCAGCTCGAGGAAATGGCGCTGAACGACCCCTATTTCATCGAGAAGAAGCTGTTCCCGAACGTCGATTTCTACTCGGGGGTGATCCTCTCGGCGATCGGCTTCCCGACGACGATGTTCACGGCGCTCTTCGCGCTTGCCCGCACCGTCGGTTGGGTCGCCCAATGGAACGAAATGATTTCGGATCCCGCGCAAAAGATCGGCCGTCCGCGCCAGCTCTACACCGGCCCGACGCAGCGCCCGTTCGTGCCCGTCGACAAGCGGTAA